In the Arachis hypogaea cultivar Tifrunner chromosome 20, arahy.Tifrunner.gnm2.J5K5, whole genome shotgun sequence genome, ATCACTAACCAACAATATATATTGTAGGGTATGAGAGTGACTTTAGAATTAATTCAATATAATGAGTCTTTATTCACAGAACTATATTCTTTTGTTATGTTTCATTAGCGATCAAGAAACTAAAAAGGATTTTATTTAGCTATTCTTTTATGAAATATATATAGGTTTAAATCTAGTTGTCACAGTTTGAAGACCTCGTAACCACACACGACACCCATTCCAATTGATTATTGATTACACATAAGCATAACATTCAGTCAAAACAGTATCTCATTTGATATGAATCTAAGGATTTCCTTCCACGATGAAGAATGATGAATACACTTGATAAATTTGCTCGTCGAATCTACTATTTCGGGTTTAAGGCAAGATCGAATTGCGAGGGTAGTGTTAAGTTTACAATGAACAAATAGTTAGGGAATTATCTTTAACGAGTAAATTCCCATAATAGTCTTTGAGATTCGTGTAAATACTCAATGTAGTCttcaaaatcttaattttttcaTAGTAGTCCTCCAAATAGAGTTCCGAGCATTCATAGTGGTCCCTGGGCATATTTCTAGTGATGAGTTATCACCGGAGCTTTACGTGGCGTCGTTTCGCCAAGCTAAATAGCTTAGCTGGTACGTTTCCAATTTATACTCATATTGGTCCCTCCCTCTCTATTTAACcctaaattccaaaatccaaatcCCTAACCTTCTTTTCCGACAGCTCCCAGTCTCTGACCCTGTCAAACACCGAACGACAGCCCACTTCTTTCTTCCAAGCTCCTTCGGGACATCACCATGAACGAATTCATATGCAAAGCAAGCAATTGCAGGTTACTAATGTTCCCAATCTCAGGAGGAATCTCCCTGGACAGTGAGTTTTGCCATAGAATCAAGTTGGTAAGGTTCTGAAGCTTTTGAAGCTCCCTTGGAATAGAACCTTCTAGCTAATTCTGCATCAAACCCAATGTCTCCAAGCTGTCACACTCACTAATCTCGGCTGGTATTAGTCCCGAGAGAGCATTTAGTCCCGCCCGAACAACTCTAAGCTTCTTCAACTTGCTAATTGATTTAGGAATTCTCCCTATTAAGTTGTTGCTATATATAACTAACTCCTCAAGTGAAGCTAAGTTCCCAAGATCTTCAAGTACCTTACATTGTATATAATTTTCACAAAGGTAAAGCTTCCTAAGTTTTGTTATATTCCAAATTGGGGTTAGAATTTCTCCATGGAGCCTGTTTGTACAAAGATCTAGAATCTCCAAACTATGGCAATTAGCAAAACCATCCGGAATTGGACCAGAAAGGAAATTCTTTGAGAGATTCAACTCAATTAGCCTTGGAAGGTCACAGATTCTAGGAGATAAAGTGCCAAATAGATTAAGGTGGTAGAGTTTAACGGAAGTTGCCAATGATGAATGGGTGCATTGCTCACCAGTCCAATTGTATGGTACTCTCAGTCTCAGTCACTTCCTCTGTACTCTCTCTCGCCGCCGATCAGATCTCTTTTCCGATCTCCTCTCTTCTAGTTTTGAACTTTTCATTGGTACTTGGTGATCAATGTTTGGTTGTTGaggaaacttaaaaaaatagaaatatggaATGTTTGCATTTGCTGTGATGTGTGAACTTTGAATTTGATCTCTGTCTTCTTTGCATTTGTAAAATATAAATGACTAATTGACTGAGTTACATTTTGGCAATTCATGTGATTTCAGTTCACACTGCAATTGCTTTCCTATGCCGTTGTTAGTGATATTGCCTAATGCAGTCCACAATTGGAAGCATTCTATATGAAAGTCTAGACCCTTTTTTTCTTGAAATATGTACTTTGGAATAATTGCATTGTGTATTTTTTGTGAACAGAATAAGGAAAGTATCTCGTCTCTGTTTGCTGCATTGAGAAGGTGTCGGAGAAGAAGATTAGGgatttggattttggaatttaggATTAAATATAGAGGGAAGGACCAATATGGGTATAAATTGAAAACGTGTCAGCTAAACTAGCCGTTGAAGCCATTCAACGTGGCAAAACGACGCCACGTAAGTATTccggtgatgactcatcaccagAAATATGTCTCTAATATGCCCAAAGACCACTATGAGTGCTCGGAGCTCTATCTAGAGGACTACTATGGGAAAATTGAGATCTTAAGGACTACATTGTGTATTCATGCGAATCTCAGGACTATTACGGGAATTTACTCTATGATTAAGACTTGATGAGATTCCCAAATGTCATAAAATCTTGGGTTGAACCAAGACACACTCATGATCTTTTACAAACACCATTTCCCATCAataacctttttctttttatttttattttttttcatggtACAGAGTTACCCTTCAATTCTGCCAAACATACAAGTATGAAATACCCATCTGAATCTCACATCCCTAAATATGTTAAACTGATTTTAAAAAAACGTCGATTCTGGCTTCCAGGGGGGTGGCAATTGGCAAAACATTCAATATAAAAGGACCTCGCAATGTCCACACTCAACTCATCCATGGGTCAAGTCAACCAAGCAAGAACTGCTAATACTTGCGTGAATTCAAGCGCTTCTGAAACATGTTTCATTAATTGTAAAGTATCATCAAGCTATTTCTTTTTTGTGTGAAAATAATTTACTTATAAAAGAATAATTATGAAAGGGGTACAAAGCAATCACATATTTACCACAATAACCCTATATATTTAACAATTAACACGGCACGGTATTCTGATTGACATCGGTACAAAAATTATCCCACAGAAGGGTAAATTCTGCAAGAACGAAAGTAAATATAGCTTTCAGCATCAAAAAGCAGGCAAAAGAATTCAAGGCATCTAACCtttatcaaataaattattttctgcAGATTCACCAGGCAAGAATTCTGTACGCAGGACGTTTGATCAAGGATCCCAGTTCCAGCCTCTAATGGCCAACTTGCTGCAATCAGCAGTGGTGGTGCACCGTTCATTGAGGCGGGAATGGGATGCTTGATTACCAAAAGAAACCTCAAAAGCAGTACACTCTTGTGTACTGTGCTGTACTGTACCATATTGCAGCTCACTGCAACATGTGAAAACATGAAGACACTGTATAAGGCAACGAGGACATGACTTCGACAACAAAATATATTGCAGTCCAAGATGAGTCGCTTTTGCAGCAATCGGGCAGGGCAACTCACTCCTATAGCATATATGAACAATTAATAATGGCAGACCACCAGCCACATCATCTTCAAATGTCAAAACCAGGCATTGCAAATTGAGTTGCAAAAGCTTCAACCCGAGCCCGGAGATCAACAACATCCCTACTGCTATCAAGCCCCTTCAAAACTGTCTTCTGCATTTTCCCATGCTCCCTCTGCAATACGTTTGCAAGTTGCGCGGCTCTAAACAGAAATTCAGCCATTGTCTCAAAATCAGCTTCTAAACATCCTCTTGAAGTCATGGCAGGGGTACCtgagtaatagaaaataaaattcgtCCGCAGGGTAAGTATATCAGATCAAGCATGCCAAGCAAACAAAACATTCAAGATTGAGATGTAATGAACCATCACTTACCTATTCTTACACCTCCGGGAATAATAACTCCATTGTCACCAAAAATAGCAATCTTATTCAAAGTAATATGACATGCCTCACAGACCTTCTCATAAAATTTACCTGCAAACCaaagagaacaaaaaaataaataaataaaaattaacctgAAATTTACAAACTCTACAAGCAAAACTTTGAGATTGTAAAGTACTTAAGAAAGTCATCCAAGAAAGAAAAACTGTCATAAAAGTAGAAGTTCAACAATGCAAACTAGCTAATTGAGTCTAGTTGAGATGTAATGTAAGCATTATCAAACAAAGAAGCAACCAACATTAGATCATAATATGAGACAGTCATACAATACCTGTCAATCCAAGAGGCCTTAAATCCCAAAGCACTAAGTGGTTGTCTGTACCCCCAGTTACTAGGCGGCATTTCCTTCTCAATAAAGCAGATGCTAAGGCCTGAGCATTTTTCTTCACTTGATGCATGTATGCCTTATACTCAGGAGTAGCCACTTGTTTTAAAGCTATAGCAAGAGCAGCAATATGGTTATTGTGTGGGCCCCCTTGCAACGATGGAAAAACAGCAAAATTTATCTTTTCCTCAAAGTCATACTGATCACTTTCATTTCCCTGACTTAGCAGAATCCCTCTCTTCCTTGGTTTTGCACCCTTCCGATAAAAAATTATGCCTCCCCTTGGACCACGAAGACTCTTGTGAGTTGTTGAAGTAACAATATCACAATAGTCAAAAGGGTTTGAACATTCCTGTGGAGATaacaaaaccataaaaataaagcAAGCCAAAGATAAGTGTTTCTTCAAAACAACAGATAGGGGCCATAAATGCAAGCTAAGCTACCATAAATAATGCATTAAGTAAAACAACTACTTAAAAGCAACAGAAGGATGATTTTTTCACACCTTGGCTGCAATTAGCCCACTTATTTGTGCCATATCACACATCAAAACAGCTCCACATTTATCCGCAATGTGCCTAAACCTTGAGTAATCCCATTCTCGAGGGTACGAACTCCCACCGCAAATAAGTATCTTGGGACGAAAATCAAGCGCCCTCTCCTCAAGCTTCTCATAATCAACATACCCAGTTTGTGGGTTCACCTTATAAGGCAAGCTCTCAAAGAAAATCGAGGCACCGGAAACTTTCTTCCCATTGGGAGTATAGTAACCATGGCTAGTGTTCCCTCCAGAGGGTGTATCCAACCCCATGATACGATCACCGGGCAATAGCAACCCGGTGTAAACTGCGAAATTCGCAGAGGTACACGAATATGGCTGAACATTGACACCCCAACACTTGGGGTCAAGATTAAACGCAAGCAAAGCACGCTCACAACacaaggtttcaatctcatcgATATATTGGTTACCTCCATAGTAGCGAGCACCGGGCATTCCCTCGGAGTACTTGTTAGTCAAATGGCTCCCAAGAGCTTCCATAACGGCTTTGCATACAAAATTCTCGGAGGCGATCAATTCAATCCCTCTGTACTgccttctcttctccttctccattATGTCGAAGACGTCGGGGTCCGCAAGCTGCAAGGATTGGTTCCCCCATGAGCGAACCAAAGCTCTCCGTGCCTCGAGATCAGATTCGTGGGAAACGGAAACCCTCTTGGAGGAAGAGATTGAGGAAGAGGATGAGGAATCGCAATCTCTTCGCCTCTTGAGGCACATTGAGTGGCCTAGGATGCGAAATTCCTCGACGTCCCTGTCGTCTTCATCGTCGGCGGCGTCGTTGAACTCGGAATCGTGGTTGCCGTTATCGGTGGCTGTTTGGGGCTCGAGGAGCTGGAGGGGAACCGGAGGGAGAGGGTGGGAAGGGTCACGGAGGCTGGATTCGAGCTGGAGGGTGATAGATTCGTCGGGGATTGGAGGGCGG is a window encoding:
- the LOC112786673 gene encoding serine hydroxymethyltransferase 6; protein product: MDLSHPHSNLSLGFSSSHASPPRRPPIPDESITLQLESSLRDPSHPLPPVPLQLLEPQTATDNGNHDSEFNDAADDEDDRDVEEFRILGHSMCLKRRRDCDSSSSSSISSSKRVSVSHESDLEARRALVRSWGNQSLQLADPDVFDIMEKEKRRQYRGIELIASENFVCKAVMEALGSHLTNKYSEGMPGARYYGGNQYIDEIETLCCERALLAFNLDPKCWGVNVQPYSCTSANFAVYTGLLLPGDRIMGLDTPSGGNTSHGYYTPNGKKVSGASIFFESLPYKVNPQTGYVDYEKLEERALDFRPKILICGGSSYPREWDYSRFRHIADKCGAVLMCDMAQISGLIAAKECSNPFDYCDIVTSTTHKSLRGPRGGIIFYRKGAKPRKRGILLSQGNESDQYDFEEKINFAVFPSLQGGPHNNHIAALAIALKQVATPEYKAYMHQVKKNAQALASALLRRKCRLVTGGTDNHLVLWDLRPLGLTGKFYEKVCEACHITLNKIAIFGDNGVIIPGGVRIGTPAMTSRGCLEADFETMAEFLFRAAQLANVLQREHGKMQKTVLKGLDSSRDVVDLRARVEAFATQFAMPGFDI